ATTGTATCTGGTAAGTGTCGTTTCTTTCGTTTCAGAAGCATTTCTACATTTATGCATCAGTATTTATACATTTCGAGATTGAAAACAACGATCAGCTAGCTGTTATTTTGGAAAAGCGACATCACGATTTATCGTATTGCGCGCTAATATTTAACCATTCCAAAGTGAAAatatacgaataaaaataacgtacAAACTAATGACACACATATTTCGTCAACCGTTGATAATAAACCTACGAGTCATGACGTAATTGAGTTGTTTATTCAGATGTGGAAATGGGTGAATGCAAGGAAAAAAGAGCAGAAGGGAAAACGAGAAATTATGCAAGTTGcattacacaaaaaaaaaatgatcgatttaTGTAAGatttacatgtttttttttccaggcTCGAGAAAATCCAGAGCCGGTATTTGATATATCGGAATGTGCGCTGAAGAATGTTCCGTCTGGTATATATTCTCTGTGTAAAGTATTTAGGAAAAAAGTTCTATGGATGCAATGCAACAAGTTAAGTTCGCTGTCAGGAGGTGGTGCCTTAAGCGATCTATCCCTTCTCACAGTATTGGATCTACACGACAACTGCATTACTTTTTTACCGAGCGATATAGCTTACCTTACATCGCTCAAGGTAATCTAATGCAATTCGGAAAACGCGATTGCGACTCGCTCTactaatttattgaaatgcaGATTCAGTCACCTtgggaacatttttttttaaactctgaTAATTCCAAGGATGCGTCTGAAATTTCAATCGAGCAAGCTTGATCAAAAACACGAGTTGCCACTGATAGTGAGTTACGATTATGAATTCCGGAGGTGTGAATGAAACCAAGTAAAATTATGGTTAAAAATTGTGCTAAtctattaatttattgttGGAACTTGTTTAGATCAAGCTTGATCAATTAAAGTGTTCAGGTACATAAAAGAAATCAGCGATGTGAATAGACATTCAAGCTTTCTAAAATATCGTTAATTGGAAAAACTTTGATAACATTTTTACCAACGAAGCGAATCCTAAAAAAACGTGATTCTTCtcagttaaaaatttttttctatttagaATTACAGTTTCTTCgtgcaataaaaataacatctCAAACATAGGCTTTTTTCTAGCATTATTACAAAATCAATGTATTAAAGTAAACGCCTGCGATTCTACAAATTTCGTGAAAACCAAGTTATCTTTGTAAAAACCTTCAATTTGTTTGATCTAGCCAACCATCGTCAGTTgccaataacaataataaatgacAGAAATAACTTTCCCAAAACCCTATATCTTTATGAGTGACataaacgtttttttattatgtgagtaataaattttgtatgtACTCAATTTATCAAAAGTAATTCATAGTGGTTCTTTCAATGAGACATCGATAATGTCACTAACAAATGTGGATACTCCATAACCGTACAGTACGAATGTAAattgttgattatttttttgcttgcAGGAACTGTATCTACAAAATAATACGATCAGGAAGTTACCAATTGAAATACTCAATCTAACAAATTTATCAGTTCTGAATGTCGCTCaaaataacttgaaatatttaccGGAACCAATGGGAGAGCTACGCCGGCTCACCGTGCTTGACATAAGCCATAACAAACACCTCGATAAGCTACCAAAATCACTAGGTTACTCACAGTTGTTATcagagataaaaattgaaggacTGAAACTTTCTTACCCACCACAGGACGTAATATCTGGTGGCGTTGTTGTGATAGTTGCTTTTCTGGCTAAGGAATCTGGAGTTGAATACACCCCGGAAAATTGTATCCAAACAACAAACACCAGTCGAAACTCAAGCTCTGAAAATAGACAAATGAGCTATCAGAATGTAGACAATGATATTCAGGTTCAacttattgatatttttcatcgatggATCTATGTTGTAACCACTGCACCGCCATAGTTaatcattttataattttccatttttaggCGACGTTAATGaagttagaaaaaaacaagGCATGTTTTTACGTTGTTCGTAagcttcatttatttttcattgcaacATTATCCTCATAGCTGAACGCACATTGTAGGTTCCAAATTATTGCTCACTATTCAtacataattaatatttactcATAACTAcctatttcaattttcatattttatacatattcgGTAACCCAaggtaaatttttgaaaatagtcGTTGAAGAAATGTAAGAACGTTAtcattcgtgaaaattttactttacCAGTTTAAATGATCAATTCATTTGCTATTCATTCCTTCATTGCAcactttttgtttctctttggATGTAGTAATGTGAGCGTTTTGTTTTCTCAGCACTTTCAATTTGGGTGCCGAAATTAGCTTGATGTGTAGCACAAATTTACTCTACTAACAATATGTATTTAATTCAGGAACACCGACAACACGCGCTTTTAGAAGTGGAGAAAAATATTCGCGAGCAACAAAAATATGAGCACGAATTGCAGTCCTCAATAAAAGCTCACAGAGAAAAGGTGAGAAAAACTTGTTGAAATCcaatttccattttatttaatactaCGAATTCAAAGCTACTGGAGGATTTGGCGTTGCAACAAACACAGTTGGAGCAAGAAATCGAAAAGGTTCAACAGGAAAGAGACAATGATCGGGCACGCTTGCTATCTTATATCTATAATGGTAAAGCACTGGTTATTGACGactgtaatataaaaaaaaatttttttagataaaAACTCATACTCCAATGATATTTCAGCTGAAAAAGAAGCTGACAATGTGATCAAGGAATTCCTGCATCATAGCGAAGAAGAGAGACAGAGCCAGGCAGAACTTttggagaaagaaaaactcgAGGAAGTTCAATTGCTGGCGGCAAGTCATTCGGCACAATTCAATTTGCGTACAAAAGACACCCTCAGTAAGTTAGAAGATTTTTGTACAACAATACTGATACATTTtgacatgaaataaaattcctatatattattttttcaggcGCTATGGAAGAGTTGCTGGGACAGGAACTGCTAACTGAACAAAAACTTGAAGAGTATACCAAATTCCGTGATTATACCGCCCAATCTTTACTGGGCTTGTAAgcattgaaaagaaaaactgatTATCTTCAGACTATTTAATTTCACGAGACTATTAATTTCTAAATTTCATTACAGAGAAGTCAGAAACAATGATCACTTAACGCAGATAGTACAAGATCAAGAAAGAACAAGGCAAGATTTAGTAATCAGTCTGCGTAAAGATGAAGCACTACAAAAGGCTGCTGTCACTGCGTTACTTGAACGCAGTGATACACGCTCCTGGAGTATCGTGCAACAAGTTAATCTTGTTCAAGCGCAGCTTGCGAATCTCACCGCCATTGAgttggaaaaacgaaaattagaaACAAACCAGCAGATCGTAAGAAATTCAATTACTGCAATCATCCGTGAAAATTTATCTAGATTATTGCAACTCCTATGACATACAAAAGCAAATATCCAATTAATCATATTTGAAACTTTCTCTTTCAGAATGATATCGCTGACAAAAGGGTGACCTTGAGTATCATTCTTATGGACTTGTTACAGCAGCAGGAAAATCGGAGACAACAGCTAATAGAAACCATTAATCAAATTGCGCAACAGCAACATACAGATGTGagtaatatatttaatatctTCTTCCacatttgaaacttttcaagtTTTGAGCATAGATTTGTGCGGTAATTGTGGTATCGAGCAAAAATAACTGAACATTTACGTTTTTACTATTAAAGAGTTCAAGAAGAGGCAGCCAATTCTGGCTAATGCAATACCAATCACTCATGGAAACCAGGCCTCAAGGCTTACTGGAGACACTGGAGCCAATGTTAGTCAGACATTTAGCTATTGCAGGAGTGATGCATTGTCTCCCATTTTTGAGTACAATACAGTCATTTTTGCCACATATTACTCATGAGGATCTAATAGAGGTGAGGACATGAAATTAtcaaagaaaatggaaaactaTGAATCGAAATCAACTTCAAAAACTGAATAATTTggcaattgttttttcacAGGTTGGAATCAAGAGCGCAAATGATCGAACAGCAATCATATTAGCTACAGAAAATTATCTAGCAGAGAAAAAGCTGCATGCTAGCGAGCATTTACACGAGATACCATCTGTCGTACCGTCTGCTCCAGAAGACGAAGTTGGCACAAGTTCTAAGATGGATAAAAACGAAGATTCACAGGGCATAAATTCCACGGAATGTGTTATCTGCCTCGACATGGCTGTGAGTTTCATAATATTcagtttcaaaattgaaaatttaacatgTTTCCTTGTAATGCGACAACCTGTTTCATTGCATATTTCAGTGTCAAGTTATTTTCCTTCCCTGCGGACACATGTGCTGTTGCACAGAATGTGCGAATAAAGTAGCAACGGAGTGTCCAATGTGTCGCAGTGTTGTTGAGCGTAGAATACGAGTTTTAACAACATGATCACAGCGATATGTTCTACAAAACTTGCACAGCATTTGAAGAATGTTTTAATTAGTCAGACGATTTGGTGAACTGCAAAGTGTGAAAGAAAACAATGCCATACCCCTGTTTTGTATTATGAAGACATAAAAGTtggtttgtaaaaatattctatcttttattttaaaatatctaTTGTGTTATGGTTGATGCAAGTAGATCcttggataaaattttcatacttgCATCACTATACAGACTAGACTTAATGTGCGAAGCTCAAGAGAACATGATGTTTCCAAGAAAATCATTGCATATTTATCCAGTATTTAAAAATAGTGTGAACATCTCAGAAAGCCAATGATAAAAATGCTTGGATAATGTCTTGTTATTTCTACAGCTTTCTTTGTGTACTGAAATAGAGACAGAATTGAATGTGCAAgacaaacaatttttattataaaaaccattgatatttttcatggTGATGTATATTTCATTCTCAAGTTAAGTATCAAAATATTGGACAAGTTTCAACCAAAATCTATGATTCAAGTTGATGAGCACTTATCGAAAATGCAAATCATAAatatctatgtataatatttatatacatttgatATAGAATTTTTAATGTCTATTtgcttataaatttttctatcaaaaGTACATTTCTCAAAGAACGATATTAGAGAATTTAAATGTCCTTAAAGGTTTCTAAACTACTGTTAAAATATGAATAGTAAAGCCAAGTATGAATACAATTACTAATGCAGGATATGAAAATGATCCGAAATTATTCTAAACTACGAGTAATGGTAAATTTTTGCTAAATAACATTTAAGTGGTACTACTCGTTAAGAATGCCTAACTATTGGAAGGCgatgctatatatatatatacatcgcAGTTAAttcagatgaaaaattctttgattaCTAGAAATAATtagaattcgttcaattttaataaacaGCGCTGATCAAGAAAGGACGGCTTGAGTAGTCAATAATTTTATGCTAGTCTTTCTTTGCCTGTTTTGTAAACATAAAGTgccatatatacacatacaattAATTCTTACATATAAGATATTATTGCGATGTGTTTACCTATGTAAAGTAAGTAAACGGAACTGAGATATAAGCTAGGCATAAGATATAACTTTATAATATAGTGAAGGAGAAAACACAAAGTAAACCAATATTACAGAGCGAAATATGGATTCGATAGGCATGTCTCTAATTGATTAGACTCGCTACTATTGTTAAACAGAATACTAAACACTGTTCgtagtgaaatgaaaaattccattAATTTAGCATAGAATGTTCGAATTGTAGTCATTTCCTATACCGCACATTCTGCACTTGATTTAAAAATCCACATAGAAAGAACATTGCTAATCTTTCTTATTCTCATACGGAGTTTTAGAACAAGCGGAGTAAATGTTTTTTAACCCTATAGTCTATACCTACCATTACTGTAAGCTCGCAAGATTGTTCAATTATTGATCTAAtgatattgaatgaaaaaaaaaaagaaaactacatatatatgtatatatatattactatgtatattattatgtaccCATTGAGATACACACTTTTACGAACGATTTCTGcataaatattatgtaatcTATTTACTCTCACACCAATATTGTCTTATatacaattaataaaattttttgagacTGTTTGCATATTGTTCGTCATACAATTCAATGCCACAAACTATTGAATTCGTGATACAATTCAAAAAAGCGGAAGCCTGGTGACTCACCAAAACTTTGTCAGAATAGTATGCAACCCTTCCATCACACGACCCACTTGTACAAAATGTATTGCAGTAATGATTTTGTAAAAGCACAGGTGTCACATTAACGATTCATGATAATGTCAATTTGGAAAAGGAGAAAGTAATAAAACATAAGTAGATACTTCGaggggaaaaataataataataatcaggatttgagtgaaaaaaaaaatattcttatattattcaatataaATTGTGGTTTACACACAgcctatacatatacttaaGTTAAAAATCCGATGTATTAAATAGTGtgtgaatgtaaaaaatgcaaaaaaaagtagaagcTACTCAGCGTCTTCGCAAACGATTTCTTCCACTTCTTCGTCATCTTTCTTCTGTTGTTTTCTCTTTGTAGTCGcatcctttttttccttttgtgactttttgaaattttccaatgCCTCTTGGAGCGGTTCAAGAAATTGGTCAAACTCAATTTCTTCAATAGCTTGAATAACGTCAGTACCACTgatagtttttctttttccttttttagcGATTGTATTGGCAGTTGACgtaatgtacaatataaaaatCGAAGCAGCTTTTGCGACCGCCGCTCGTGCTTCTTTGCCAATATTGACTCCGTCCGGCAGAGATTCCTTAATTATTCTTGTTACAACAGCATTAGGGAGATTCAAGTCTTCTAATCTCTCAGCCATCTATTGAGGTGAAGCATTATTCGTTAATTCGCGAAgagagaatttcaaaattatattgtcgtgaaatattaaaacagGTTTTACAATGGCAGAAAAGTCGTCGAAAaaagtgagagaaattttgagGTTATAAAAACTACGATACCGAGAATTTAGACAacgtgatgagaaaaattgatgCACTTACCTTTAGCTTTTacgattgaatgattttcaaCGGAAGGTAAATAAAAAGTAGAATATCAGCAAGTGGTGACGTTTCAATTGAGTTTTACTTCGTTTTCGCCGATATTTCAATCAGATTTTACAAGTAATTATTGTATCACCGAGGGACGCGactgtgaatttgaaaatcaaatataaaCATGTCGTGTATTCGCTCCATAAACTTCATTCGCGGTAGggtgatgttttttttttttttttttttttaatccatcATGCGATCCTGAGACGCCATCTACAGGATTTTACAAAGTACCATATTTTCGTCTAGTTTTCGTGACTCATTGTCAGGACATTTTCAAATGAGTTTACGAACACGCCCAAGGTTTCTGCTTCGTAGTACGGAATACGTCGTCTGCATTTCACGGATTGAATTGATTTGACACAAGAAAATTTGACAGTAATATTTTTGCGGAAAAACAAAGTGATTTTACAAACGTGAGCCaacattttgagaaaaatgtcgaaaatggAGGAAGGAATGGCCCACATTCGGCAGGCCGAAAAAaggtgagatttttttcttagtaCATCAATCCAAATTAGAAAagaatttgatcattttaaTTCCCTAACCAGTAAAAACGTACCATTAATTTAGatcataataatttattaattttctcccCTAGTTTAAAAACGTCACTTTTAAAGTGGAGACCTGATTTTGAAATCGCTGCTGATGAATACTCCCATGCGGGTAAATATACCATGCGATAATATATTTGCGCGCCTCATTACTGTCAATATTTAATCTTCTCCTTCCATTCAACAGCCACCTGTTTTCGAAATGCAAAAGCTTTTCAACAGTGCAAGGAATGCCTAATGAAGGCTTCAGACTGTCACAAACAGAACAGATCGTATCCTTTCAGACATCGATCAgtgttttttgaattttcatggtttacttttttattaacGATGAATTCTGTACATAATTTTCTTATGTCGAAATCGAAAGTTCTTGAATCAGTATAAAACATGCAGATCATGCGTCACAGTTTTCATCTGTTTcgacgaaacaattttttctttggttTATAGTTAAATCCTTAATTAGTTTAATAGATGGTTTCACGCTGCAAAGTAAGTATGGCCAATTGACTCAAAGACTCAAGCAGACTTTAAAACTTGGAAAACGATGCTTGGTTTATAGAAACTGGACATACGGTATTTTATcaagtggatgaaaaaaagcgaaaatgaaaaatattttccaaatacaGAATGATAAAAACCAATGTATGCAAATCAacattgtttttgtttcaaacaatTATCTCAAgtgttaaaataatttaccgaACCATATTCGTTTTAATTTGATCCAGATCTAGATCAAACCTAGATCAGATCTAGTCTTAGCATTCTTTGCCATGGCTATGATTTTACTCCCAAATTGTACGAAATTGATATAAAACAAATATCCGTTTTCATAAGTATAAAAGGCTTTCTAAAAATAGTTTGCATAAGCaccttcaaaaaaaaaatgttgagcaTACAAATAGTGGTTTCATAAACTAAATAAAGTGACTAAAAATGTTGTGTAGGAGTATGGAACAGGCACTTCTAGTGTGCAAGGAATTAGGAAATTTAACCGAAGTACCGAAATTGGCACATTCTGCATGTTCGTTATATCAGCAACACGGCTCACCTGAATCAGGTGCTTCGGTACTGGATAAAGCAGCTAAATTATTGGAAGCTACTGAACCCGCACAAGCTCTGGAGTTGTACAAGCGTGCAGCTGATGTTGTTATGGTATAagaaataattgtataatgACAAAAAGCCTGATAGTATTTCCAGCGTTagagattaaaaaataatacggcTATAAAATGTTACAGAGTGAAGACAGTCCGAGACAAGCGGCTGAATACATGAGCAAAGTAGCTAGAATTCTGGTAAAACTAAAAATGTACGATCAAGCTGCAGACGCGATTCGTAGGGAGATTGGAATGCATCAACAGATAGATCACACTCCGTCTGTAGGACGACTAGCGGTAGCACTAGTATTGGTTCAACTCGCCAGAGGGGATCAAGTGGCAGCAGAAAAGGCGTTCAAAGAATGGGGAAACTACTGCGACGTTCCCGAGGCAAGTAGACTAAAGGAATCGTTATTAATTAAGGCATGTAAAGGacgtataataatgtaaaattggCATTTTCCACAGGTACAAACTCTGGAAATGCTACTACAGGCCTACGACAACGAGGATGCAGATTCTGCAAGGTCAGCATTGAACAGTCCTTTCATCAAACACATGGATGTAGAATACGCCAAATTAGCAAGAGGGCTTCCTCTGCCGCAAGTAGAATATGCAGTTCCACCGGCTGGTGTTCGACCAAATGCCGCAGCTTCTTACATATCGCCAAATGCTACCAAACTTACTAGCCAAGCGACGGTTGAGGCTGAAGTTAATCAGGTAATAGCCGCTGGGCTCGAGTTACATTTTGTGAACAGCTGTTGAGTACAACTCTCGATGTGTTCATCTGAAGTAAGGTTTATCACCATAAATTGTTAAAGACGATATATTCTTTTTTGCAACAGGAAGACAATGCTGCAGACGTTGCTAGCGGACAAGTCGGTCAAGGCAATCCAAAAGCAAATCCGATCATAGAGCCAAAAGAAAGTTcaacaaaagaagaagagcCGGAAGATGAGTATGAAGGGGGACTTTGCTgatttgttaaattttgacTGACGCTATTGTTTAAGTATAAGAATCCGTAGTAACATAAAGTAACTGTCGATAGGTGGTTATTGTTTGTGAATTATTAGCTACTCAATATCTTCCGCTTTACTCTGCATTTATATTTACTACTATCCAAATAGTGTATCAACTGTTGCAATGACGTTTGCATCTATTACCTATGATTCAAATAGCGCCAATGGTGCAATACTCGTATGCAGAGATAAATTTGTACAACGATATGTTGATTATTGTAGATGCCTggcaaaaatacaaatatttctGTCGCGCACGTGATTTAAATAAGATGCACAGAAAAATTATGCAACTTACATTTTGCAGTAAGATTTTCTCCATTAtccttgaaattttaaatgcgAATATTTCTTAAACagttgtttcaaatttttgttataagtctattttgtttaaatagtCTTAATGTATCGATAATGATGAAGCGCGAACTTTCATCCATGATCGGCGAGACATTTAAATATTCCAATTACATGAGAAAGAAATCATAGTGAAAGATTTTTACTATGCAAGATGATTGAAAATCTGGACATTTGCCTACAGTTATGCCAATCAGAGGATTTGATTAGAAACCGTTTTGCCGGagtgattaattatttgtaactttatgaaaatgaaaagattaATCAAACATAGGAGTAATAAAGTGAATCTAATATGTATCgctttaatttatttaaatatactGTACGATAAGTaatgtttgatttttaattgtaaaacaaCTAATGTATGTCACATAACAATTCCTTGTCaagacaaaataaataaaataaagttattcagtgattctaaaaataaaattcacttcCATCATCGAGCCTTCGGGGATTCATTCAAACTCACATGCATGTAATTTTTGGCTATTGTTAGTCGGTCGAGTCAAAAAAGATGCGAAGAAAAGgtttaaaatgtgaaaatgtGGATGATCGAgttcaatttcattgaatCGATATTTGTTTTGTACAAACAAAACGCAAaaaccaatattttttatttataaactcAGTTATTAACAACTTCAGAGAGAGCTCATATGGTTGaacattttccttttttacgccaactttcaaaaatttttgtacatttcATTTGTAAATGGATATTCTACAAATCATACCTAAGatatatttttgataataacatcataaaataattattgt
The sequence above is drawn from the Neodiprion pinetum isolate iyNeoPine1 chromosome 2, iyNeoPine1.2, whole genome shotgun sequence genome and encodes:
- the LOC124213418 gene encoding E3 ubiquitin-protein ligase LRSAM1 isoform X1, whose amino-acid sequence is MFFCCFHIESIMSNLGKYGNKVQVDYKARLEHKLYLARENPEPVFDISECALKNVPSGIYSLCKVFRKKVLWMQCNKLSSLSGGGALSDLSLLTVLDLHDNCITFLPSDIAYLTSLKELYLQNNTIRKLPIEILNLTNLSVLNVAQNNLKYLPEPMGELRRLTVLDISHNKHLDKLPKSLGYSQLLSEIKIEGLKLSYPPQDVISGGVVVIVAFLAKESGVEYTPENCIQTTNTSRNSSSENRQMSYQNVDNDIQATLMKLEKNKACFYVEHRQHALLEVEKNIREQQKYEHELQSSIKAHREKLLEDLALQQTQLEQEIEKVQQERDNDRARLLSYIYNAEKEADNVIKEFLHHSEEERQSQAELLEKEKLEEVQLLAASHSAQFNLRTKDTLSAMEELLGQELLTEQKLEEYTKFRDYTAQSLLGLEVRNNDHLTQIVQDQERTRQDLVISLRKDEALQKAAVTALLERSDTRSWSIVQQVNLVQAQLANLTAIELEKRKLETNQQINDIADKRVTLSIILMDLLQQQENRRQQLIETINQIAQQQHTDSSRRGSQFWLMQYQSLMETRPQGLLETLEPMLVRHLAIAGVMHCLPFLSTIQSFLPHITHEDLIEVGIKSANDRTAIILATENYLAEKKLHASEHLHEIPSVVPSAPEDEVGTSSKMDKNEDSQGINSTECVICLDMACQVIFLPCGHMCCCTECANKVATECPMCRSVVERRIRVLTT
- the LOC124213418 gene encoding E3 ubiquitin-protein ligase LRSAM1 isoform X2, whose amino-acid sequence is MFFCCFHIESIMSNLGKYGNKVQVDYKARLEHKLYLARENPEPVFDISECALKNVPSGIYSLCKVFRKKVLWMQCNKLSSLSGGGALSDLSLLTVLDLHDNCITFLPSDIAYLTSLKELYLQNNTIRKLPIEILNLTNLSVLNVAQNNLKYLPEPMGELRRLTVLDISHNKHLDKLPKSLGYSQLLSEIKIEGLKLSYPPQDVISGGVVVIVAFLAKESGVEYTPENCIQTTNTSRNSSSENRQMSYQNVDNDIQATLMKLEKNKEHRQHALLEVEKNIREQQKYEHELQSSIKAHREKLLEDLALQQTQLEQEIEKVQQERDNDRARLLSYIYNAEKEADNVIKEFLHHSEEERQSQAELLEKEKLEEVQLLAASHSAQFNLRTKDTLSAMEELLGQELLTEQKLEEYTKFRDYTAQSLLGLEVRNNDHLTQIVQDQERTRQDLVISLRKDEALQKAAVTALLERSDTRSWSIVQQVNLVQAQLANLTAIELEKRKLETNQQINDIADKRVTLSIILMDLLQQQENRRQQLIETINQIAQQQHTDSSRRGSQFWLMQYQSLMETRPQGLLETLEPMLVRHLAIAGVMHCLPFLSTIQSFLPHITHEDLIEVGIKSANDRTAIILATENYLAEKKLHASEHLHEIPSVVPSAPEDEVGTSSKMDKNEDSQGINSTECVICLDMACQVIFLPCGHMCCCTECANKVATECPMCRSVVERRIRVLTT
- the LOC124213418 gene encoding E3 ubiquitin-protein ligase LRSAM1 isoform X3, translated to MFFCCFHIESIMSNLGKYGNKVQVDYKARLEHKLYLARENPEPVFDISECALKNVPSGIYSLCKVFRKKVLWMQCNKLSSLSGGGALSDLSLLTVLDLHDNCITFLPSDIAYLTSLKELYLQNNTIRKLPIEILNLTNLSVLNVAQNNLKYLPEPMGELRRLTVLDISHNKHLDKLPKSLGYSQLLSEIKIEGLKLSYPPQDVISGGVVVIVAFLAKESGVEYTPENCIQTTNTSRNSSSENRQMSYQNVDNDIQEHRQHALLEVEKNIREQQKYEHELQSSIKAHREKLLEDLALQQTQLEQEIEKVQQERDNDRARLLSYIYNAEKEADNVIKEFLHHSEEERQSQAELLEKEKLEEVQLLAASHSAQFNLRTKDTLSAMEELLGQELLTEQKLEEYTKFRDYTAQSLLGLEVRNNDHLTQIVQDQERTRQDLVISLRKDEALQKAAVTALLERSDTRSWSIVQQVNLVQAQLANLTAIELEKRKLETNQQINDIADKRVTLSIILMDLLQQQENRRQQLIETINQIAQQQHTDSSRRGSQFWLMQYQSLMETRPQGLLETLEPMLVRHLAIAGVMHCLPFLSTIQSFLPHITHEDLIEVGIKSANDRTAIILATENYLAEKKLHASEHLHEIPSVVPSAPEDEVGTSSKMDKNEDSQGINSTECVICLDMACQVIFLPCGHMCCCTECANKVATECPMCRSVVERRIRVLTT
- the LOC124213418 gene encoding E3 ubiquitin-protein ligase LRSAM1 isoform X4 — its product is MFFCCFHIESIMSNLGKYGNKVQVDYKARLEHKLYLARENPEPVFDISECALKNVPSGIYSLCKVFRKKVLWMQCNKLSSLSGGGALSDLSLLTVLDLHDNCITFLPSDIAYLTSLKEHRQHALLEVEKNIREQQKYEHELQSSIKAHREKLLEDLALQQTQLEQEIEKVQQERDNDRARLLSYIYNAEKEADNVIKEFLHHSEEERQSQAELLEKEKLEEVQLLAASHSAQFNLRTKDTLSAMEELLGQELLTEQKLEEYTKFRDYTAQSLLGLEVRNNDHLTQIVQDQERTRQDLVISLRKDEALQKAAVTALLERSDTRSWSIVQQVNLVQAQLANLTAIELEKRKLETNQQINDIADKRVTLSIILMDLLQQQENRRQQLIETINQIAQQQHTDSSRRGSQFWLMQYQSLMETRPQGLLETLEPMLVRHLAIAGVMHCLPFLSTIQSFLPHITHEDLIEVGIKSANDRTAIILATENYLAEKKLHASEHLHEIPSVVPSAPEDEVGTSSKMDKNEDSQGINSTECVICLDMACQVIFLPCGHMCCCTECANKVATECPMCRSVVERRIRVLTT
- the Chrac-14 gene encoding DNA polymerase epsilon subunit 3, translating into MAERLEDLNLPNAVVTRIIKESLPDGVNIGKEARAAVAKAASIFILYITSTANTIAKKGKRKTISGTDVIQAIEEIEFDQFLEPLQEALENFKKSQKEKKDATTKRKQQKKDDEEVEEIVCEDAE
- the LOC124213421 gene encoding gamma-soluble NSF attachment protein — its product is MSKMEEGMAHIRQAEKSLKTSLLKWRPDFEIAADEYSHAATCFRNAKAFQQCKECLMKASDCHKQNRSWFHAAKSMEQALLVCKELGNLTEVPKLAHSACSLYQQHGSPESGASVLDKAAKLLEATEPAQALELYKRAADVVMSEDSPRQAAEYMSKVARILVKLKMYDQAADAIRREIGMHQQIDHTPSVGRLAVALVLVQLARGDQVAAEKAFKEWGNYCDVPEVQTLEMLLQAYDNEDADSARSALNSPFIKHMDVEYAKLARGLPLPQVEYAVPPAGVRPNAAASYISPNATKLTSQATVEAEVNQEDNAADVASGQVGQGNPKANPIIEPKESSTKEEEPEDEYEGGLC